The following proteins come from a genomic window of Vidua chalybeata isolate OUT-0048 chromosome 2, bVidCha1 merged haplotype, whole genome shotgun sequence:
- the USP12 gene encoding ubiquitin carboxyl-terminal hydrolase 12, with amino-acid sequence MEILMTVSKIASICTMGANASALEKEIGPEQFPVNEHYFGLVNFGNTCYCNSVLQALYFCRPFRDKVLAYKSQPRKKENLLTCLADLFHSIATQKKKVGVIPPKKFITRLRKENELFDNYMQQDAHEFLNYLLNTIADILQEERKQEKQNGRLPNGNVDSENNSPPDPTWVHEIFQGTLTNETRCLTCETVSSKDEDFLDLSVDVEQNTSITHCLRGFSNTETLCSEYKYYCEECRSKQEAHKRMKVKKLPMILALHLKRFKYMDQLHRYTKLSYRVVFPLELRLFNTSGDATNPDRMYDLVAVVVHCGSGPNRGHYIAIVKSHDFWLLFDDDIVEKIDAQAIEEFYGLTSDISKNSESGYILFYQSRD; translated from the exons GGCGCCAATGCCTCAGCTTTGGAGAAAGAGATTGGTCCGGAACAATTTCCAGTCAATGAGCACTATTTTGGTTTGGTTAAT TTCGGGAATACGTGCTACTGCAATTCAGTTCTCCAGGCACTTTATTTCTGTCGACCATTTCGAGACAAAGTCTTAGCATACAAGAGTcagccaagaaaaaaagagaatctCCTTACATGCTTAGCTGATCTCTTCCACAGTATAGCCacccagaagaaaaaagttgGAGTAATACCTCCCAAGAAATTTATTACAAGATTACGAAAAGAAAATg AACTTTTTGATAACTACATGCAGCAGGATGCACACGAGTTCCTAAACTACCTTTTAAATACGATCGCGGACATTTTGCAAGAGGAGAggaagcaggagaagcagaacGGGCGCCTGCCCAACGGCAACGTGGACAGCGAGAACAACAGCCCGCCAGACCCCACCTGGGTGCACGAGATCTTTCAGGGAACGTTAACTAACGAAACCAGGTGTCTTACCTGTGAAACT GTAAGCAGCAAGGATGAAGATTTCCTAGACCTTTCAGTTGACGTGGAGCAGAATACTTCAATCACTCACTGTTTAAG GGGTTTCAGCAACACAGAAACTCTGTGCAGTGAGTACAAGTATTACTGTGAAGAGTGTCGCAGTAAGCAAGAAGCGCATAAAAG gatgaAAGTCAAAAAGCTGCCTATGATTCTAGCTCTCCATTTGAAGAGATTTAAGTACATGGATCAGCTGCATCGATACACAAAACTCTCTTATAGAGTAGTTTTTCCTTTAGAGCTTCGTTTATTTAACACCTCAGGAGATGCCACCAATCCTGACAGAATGTATGACCTTGTTGCTGTGGTAGTCCATTGTGGAAG tggCCCTAACAGAGGACATTATATTGCAATAGTGAAGAGTCATgatttttggttgctttttgaTGATGATATTGTTGAG AAAATTGATGCACAAGCTATTGAAGAATTCTACGGGTTGACATCAGACATCTCAAAGAACTCTGAGTCTGGTTACATCCTCTTCTATCAGTCTCGGGACTGA